The Peptococcaceae bacterium genome contains a region encoding:
- a CDS encoding TIGR00366 family protein has product MLWRLSKKFKFAADRIIPESFVFCVILTLIVFVLGLIFTNSGPLSLVLNWYKGLWDMIAFAFQMSFMVICCGAAAKSPFIKRQLIRISQLPKSSAVAMVCLLLFGFLSSLVNWAFSAILTPIFAMQLSRYVKGLHFPLMIAAGYSTMILGQCWCPSASVYALIATPGAFPGKIDRRHHPGHIRL; this is encoded by the coding sequence ATGTTGTGGAGGCTTTCCAAGAAGTTCAAATTTGCCGCCGACAGGATCATCCCGGAATCTTTTGTCTTTTGTGTTATCCTGACGCTGATTGTTTTTGTGCTGGGCTTGATTTTCACCAACTCAGGGCCTTTAAGCCTGGTTTTAAACTGGTATAAAGGACTCTGGGACATGATCGCCTTCGCCTTCCAGATGTCCTTCATGGTCATCTGCTGCGGCGCCGCCGCCAAGTCGCCCTTCATTAAAAGGCAGTTGATCAGAATATCGCAGCTTCCAAAATCGTCAGCAGTAGCCATGGTCTGCCTGCTGCTGTTCGGATTTCTTTCCAGCCTGGTCAACTGGGCGTTTTCCGCCATCTTAACTCCGATTTTCGCCATGCAGCTGTCGAGGTATGTCAAAGGGCTGCATTTCCCGCTCATGATCGCCGCCGGCTATTCAACCATGATTTTAGGCCAGTGCTGGTGCCCGAGCGCTTCGGTATACGCCTTGATCGCCACCCCGGGGGCATTTCCTGGAAAAATCGATCGGCGTCATCACCCAGGACATATCCGTTTATAA
- the carB gene encoding carbamoyl-phosphate synthase large subunit translates to MPKRDDISKILIIGSGPIIIGQACEFDYSGTQACKALRKLGYKIVLVNSNPATIMTDPEMADVTYIEPLNAKRVAAIIAKERPDALLPNLGGQSGLNLCAELAKQGVLEKYGVKVIGVQVEAIERGEDRIAFKETMKRLGIEMPRSKPAFSVEEAEKIALELGFPVVIRPAYTLGGTGGGLVYNVEELRTVASRGIMASMVGQILVEESVLGWEELELEVVRDSKNQMITVCFIENIDAMGVHTGDSFCAAPMLTISPELQRRLQEYSYKIVEAIQVIGGTNIQFAHDPKTGRVVVIEINPRTSRSSALASKATGFPIAMVSTMLAAGLTLDEIPYWRDGTLDKYTPSGDYVVIKFARWTFEKFKGAQDKLGTQMKAVGEVMSIGKTYKEAFQKAIRSLENGRYGLGFAKDFNQRPLAELMSMLTEPSSERQFIMYEALRKGAGIEELYRLTHIKPWFIQQMKELVLLEEEILRHKGGHLPDDLLARAKKDGFADRYLAMLLEVPEEEIRNRRTALGVVEGWEAVPVSGVENAAYYYSTYNAPDSTSASSRKKVMVLGGGPNRIGQGIEFDYCCVHAAFALRDLGFETIMVNCNPETVSTDYDTSDKLYFEPLTVEDVLSIYEKEKPCGVIVQFGGQTPLNIAAELEKAGVKILGTTPETIDLAEDRGRFRQVMEKLGIPMPESGMASNIEEAKQIAGRIGYPLMVRPSYVLGGRGMEVVYDEEMLREYIEAAAGVTPERPILIDKFLDNAIEVEADAIADGTDAFVPAVMEHIELAGIHSGDSACVIPPTSIHEKHLKTINEYTKRIARELKVSGLMNMQYAISNDRVYVLEANPRASRTVPLVSKVCNISMARIATEIMVSAETGKKIAAAGLVPQKIPHFGVKEAVFPFNMFQEVDPVLGPEMRSTGEVLGIADTFGLAFFKAQEATQVPLPTSGTVLISVADRDKPAVLEVAREFARLGFRLKATGGTHRYLKNNGVESEEIKKLYEGRPNIVDGIMNKEIQLVINTPAGKNSQYDDSYIRKAAIKYKIPYITTIAAARASVKGIAAYKDVPWDKEEVKSLQSYHKNISDCRRPLVM, encoded by the coding sequence ATGCCGAAACGCGACGACATCAGCAAGATTTTAATAATCGGCTCCGGGCCCATTATCATCGGACAGGCCTGCGAGTTCGATTATTCGGGAACCCAGGCCTGCAAAGCCCTCCGCAAGCTGGGTTATAAAATTGTGCTGGTAAATTCCAACCCCGCCACCATCATGACCGATCCCGAAATGGCGGATGTGACGTATATTGAACCCCTTAACGCCAAAAGGGTGGCGGCGATCATCGCCAAAGAACGGCCTGACGCTCTGCTGCCCAACCTCGGCGGCCAGTCGGGCCTGAATCTCTGCGCGGAGCTGGCCAAACAGGGGGTCCTGGAAAAATACGGGGTAAAGGTGATCGGGGTTCAGGTGGAGGCCATAGAACGCGGCGAAGACCGGATCGCATTCAAGGAAACAATGAAACGGCTTGGTATCGAGATGCCGCGCAGCAAACCGGCGTTCAGCGTTGAAGAGGCGGAAAAAATAGCCCTGGAACTCGGATTCCCCGTGGTCATCCGTCCCGCTTATACCCTTGGAGGCACCGGCGGCGGCCTGGTTTACAATGTCGAAGAACTGCGGACCGTGGCCAGCCGGGGCATCATGGCCAGCATGGTTGGGCAAATACTCGTGGAGGAATCGGTGCTGGGATGGGAGGAACTGGAGCTTGAAGTCGTCCGCGATTCCAAAAACCAGATGATCACGGTCTGTTTTATCGAGAACATAGACGCCATGGGGGTTCACACGGGCGACTCCTTTTGCGCGGCGCCTATGCTGACCATCAGCCCCGAGCTGCAGAGGCGGCTGCAGGAATACTCGTATAAAATCGTCGAAGCCATCCAGGTGATCGGCGGCACAAATATCCAGTTCGCCCACGACCCCAAGACCGGCCGCGTTGTCGTCATCGAGATAAACCCCAGGACTTCCCGCTCCTCCGCCCTGGCTTCCAAGGCCACGGGTTTCCCGATCGCCATGGTCTCGACAATGCTGGCGGCCGGCCTGACCCTTGATGAAATCCCTTACTGGAGAGACGGGACACTGGACAAATACACGCCCTCCGGGGACTACGTGGTCATCAAGTTCGCGCGCTGGACCTTCGAAAAATTCAAGGGAGCTCAGGACAAACTGGGGACACAGATGAAGGCCGTCGGGGAAGTAATGAGCATAGGCAAAACTTACAAGGAAGCCTTTCAAAAGGCCATTCGCTCCCTGGAAAACGGCCGCTACGGGCTGGGGTTTGCCAAAGACTTCAACCAGCGCCCGCTGGCCGAACTGATGTCCATGTTAACCGAGCCCTCAAGCGAACGCCAGTTCATCATGTACGAAGCCCTGCGCAAGGGGGCGGGTATTGAAGAACTCTACAGGCTTACCCACATCAAGCCCTGGTTCATCCAGCAGATGAAAGAGCTGGTCTTGCTCGAGGAGGAGATACTCCGGCACAAGGGGGGGCATCTGCCGGACGACCTGCTCGCCCGCGCCAAGAAGGACGGCTTTGCCGACCGTTACTTGGCCATGCTCCTGGAAGTCCCGGAGGAAGAGATCAGGAACCGCCGGACCGCCCTGGGAGTTGTGGAGGGCTGGGAAGCCGTACCGGTAAGCGGCGTGGAAAACGCGGCCTATTACTATTCAACTTACAACGCCCCGGATTCGACTTCTGCCAGCAGCAGAAAAAAGGTTATGGTGCTGGGCGGAGGTCCTAACCGCATCGGCCAGGGCATCGAGTTCGACTACTGCTGCGTGCATGCGGCCTTTGCCCTGCGCGACCTGGGCTTTGAGACGATCATGGTCAACTGCAACCCGGAAACGGTCTCCACCGACTACGACACATCCGACAAGCTCTATTTTGAGCCGCTCACCGTGGAAGACGTCTTAAGCATTTACGAAAAAGAAAAGCCCTGCGGGGTGATCGTCCAGTTCGGGGGCCAAACCCCCCTGAATATCGCCGCGGAACTGGAAAAGGCCGGGGTTAAAATTCTGGGCACCACGCCGGAAACGATCGATTTGGCCGAAGACCGGGGCAGGTTCCGCCAGGTTATGGAAAAGCTCGGCATACCCATGCCCGAATCCGGCATGGCAAGCAATATCGAGGAAGCAAAACAGATCGCCGGCCGGATCGGCTACCCGCTGATGGTCAGACCCTCCTATGTTCTGGGAGGCCGGGGAATGGAAGTCGTTTACGACGAAGAAATGCTCAGGGAGTACATCGAGGCCGCTGCCGGCGTCACTCCCGAAAGGCCGATCCTGATCGATAAGTTCCTGGATAACGCCATTGAGGTTGAAGCGGACGCCATCGCCGACGGCACCGACGCGTTTGTGCCGGCCGTGATGGAACACATCGAACTGGCGGGCATTCATTCCGGGGACTCGGCCTGCGTGATACCGCCGACCAGCATCCATGAAAAACACCTCAAAACGATAAACGAATACACCAAAAGAATCGCCAGGGAATTGAAAGTATCCGGGCTTATGAACATGCAGTACGCCATTTCGAACGACCGCGTCTACGTCCTGGAGGCGAACCCGCGCGCATCACGGACCGTGCCGCTGGTATCGAAGGTCTGCAATATTTCTATGGCCCGCATCGCCACCGAAATAATGGTCTCGGCCGAAACAGGCAAAAAAATTGCCGCCGCTGGTCTTGTTCCCCAAAAAATCCCCCATTTTGGCGTGAAGGAAGCCGTATTCCCCTTCAACATGTTCCAGGAAGTCGACCCCGTCCTGGGACCGGAGATGCGCTCCACCGGCGAGGTTCTCGGAATCGCGGACACATTCGGGCTGGCTTTTTTCAAGGCGCAGGAAGCGACCCAGGTGCCGCTGCCCACCTCGGGCACCGTGCTGATCAGCGTGGCCGACCGGGATAAGCCCGCCGTGCTGGAAGTGGCCAGAGAATTTGCCAGGCTCGGTTTCCGGCTGAAAGCGACGGGCGGGACTCACCGTTACCTGAAAAACAACGGGGTCGAATCAGAGGAGATCAAGAAACTGTACGAAGGGCGTCCCAATATCGTTGACGGCATAATGAACAAAGAAATCCAGCTGGTAATCAATACACCCGCAGGCAAGAACAGCCAGTACGACGATTCCTATATCCGCAAGGCTGCCATCAAATACAAAATACCTTATATAACCACCATCGCCGCGGCCAGGGCCAGCGTAAAAGGCATCGCGGCCTATAAAGACGTTCCTTGGGATAAAGAAGAAGTGAAATCCCTGCAGAGCTACCACAAAAACATTTCTGATTGCAGACGTCCGCTGGTGATGTGA
- a CDS encoding 3-keto-5-aminohexanoate cleavage protein — MSKTIITVAPTGAWPTKKDNPNIPLTPREIAADVYECWQAGAAIAHLHMRDDDGNGSMDKEKFIETVGLIREKCDIVINLTTSGDLNATDETRMAHLIAVKPELASYDAGSMNWMHNSLFINHPKFLEVLGQTMIENGIKPEIEIFDAGMIYNSFYYINKGVIKTPPHYQFVLGAAGGIGASVENLVFLKSLIPKDATWSAFGIGKGHLPIMYAAIAMDGHVRVGMEDNVFYAKGVLARSNSEFVERAARLIKEAGKDVATPNEAREILNLRKVSEK, encoded by the coding sequence ATGAGTAAAACAATTATAACCGTGGCGCCTACCGGGGCATGGCCTACCAAAAAGGATAACCCGAACATACCTTTGACCCCGCGCGAAATCGCAGCGGATGTTTACGAGTGCTGGCAGGCCGGCGCTGCCATAGCCCACCTTCACATGAGGGACGACGATGGGAACGGTTCGATGGACAAAGAAAAATTCATCGAAACAGTGGGTCTGATCAGGGAAAAATGCGATATCGTCATCAATTTGACCACCTCGGGAGACCTGAACGCTACCGATGAGACGAGGATGGCCCATTTGATCGCAGTAAAGCCGGAACTGGCATCATACGACGCAGGCTCAATGAACTGGATGCATAACAGCCTGTTTATAAACCACCCTAAATTTTTGGAAGTTCTAGGGCAAACGATGATTGAAAACGGCATTAAACCGGAAATTGAAATATTTGATGCGGGCATGATCTACAACTCTTTTTATTACATCAACAAAGGGGTTATCAAAACCCCTCCCCACTACCAGTTTGTATTGGGCGCCGCCGGGGGAATAGGCGCCTCGGTCGAAAATTTGGTGTTTTTGAAAAGTCTGATCCCCAAAGATGCCACCTGGTCCGCCTTTGGCATCGGTAAAGGGCACCTGCCCATCATGTACGCCGCTATTGCCATGGACGGCCATGTAAGAGTTGGCATGGAAGACAACGTGTTTTATGCCAAAGGAGTCCTCGCCAGGTCTAATTCCGAATTTGTAGAAAGAGCAGCCAGGCTTATCAAAGAGGCGGGCAAAGATGTGGCCACGCCGAACGAAGCCAGGGAAATATTAAATCTCAGAAAGGTGAGCGAAAAATGA
- a CDS encoding DtxR family transcriptional regulator, with protein MIELTKNRDFHTFRGYEIIDKQQKTLTRSMEDYLEMIYRNSAAEGYTRINTLSESLNVQASSATKMAQKLHLLGFIRYRKYGIIQLTKEGEKLGKFLYERHLTVERFLSIIGVKEDLLMNAELIEHSISPEALKRIETLVSFFESNPDLLARLNEFAARQ; from the coding sequence GTGATTGAATTGACAAAAAACCGGGACTTTCATACATTCCGCGGCTATGAAATCATAGATAAACAACAAAAAACCCTCACCCGCAGCATGGAGGATTATCTGGAGATGATCTACCGCAACAGCGCCGCCGAAGGCTACACGCGAATCAACACGCTGTCGGAATCGTTGAACGTGCAGGCCTCCTCCGCCACTAAAATGGCGCAAAAACTGCACCTGCTGGGTTTCATCCGCTACCGGAAATACGGAATCATTCAGCTGACCAAAGAGGGCGAAAAGCTCGGCAAGTTCCTCTATGAACGCCACCTGACGGTAGAAAGGTTTTTGAGCATAATAGGCGTAAAGGAGGACCTGCTGATGAACGCCGAGTTGATTGAACACAGCATCTCTCCGGAAGCGCTGAAAAGAATAGAAACCCTCGTCTCATTTTTTGAAAGCAACCCGGATTTGCTGGCCAGGCTCAACGAGTTTGCGGCAAGGCAATAG
- a CDS encoding 3-hydroxyacyl-CoA dehydrogenase NAD-binding domain-containing protein — MIKKIAVIGAGTMGHSLAGAFAMYGYDVNVYEVDPNRLSTVKEEIKGELGILAEEGLIKPQEIETTLNRINLFPDLKPAVEDRDYVIEAVFEDIKIKQDLFETLDGLCPPPAVLASNTSSLRLDEMMAKVSDERKKRMIINHFYNPPHIMPIVELSFFGNMPEEIYAEVEKLFISIEKQVVKVLKDIPGLVANRIQQGVAREVFSLIQMGAASPEDIDRALKFGPAFRYAVMGQLEIADYGGLDIWCAVGDNLLSVMDNSRCANPLLRNKVERGELGIKTGKGFYDYTTADINELKKTYVKKLIHQLKASKYYC, encoded by the coding sequence ATGATCAAAAAGATAGCCGTCATCGGAGCGGGAACCATGGGACACAGCCTGGCCGGAGCCTTCGCCATGTATGGTTATGACGTTAATGTATACGAAGTCGATCCAAACAGGCTGAGCACAGTCAAGGAGGAAATTAAAGGGGAACTGGGAATTCTCGCGGAGGAAGGCTTAATAAAACCACAGGAAATCGAAACAACACTCAACAGGATCAATCTTTTCCCAGACCTCAAACCGGCGGTAGAAGACCGCGATTATGTGATCGAGGCGGTATTTGAGGACATAAAAATCAAGCAGGACTTGTTTGAAACCTTAGACGGCCTTTGTCCACCACCCGCTGTCCTGGCAAGCAACACCTCAAGTTTGAGGCTTGATGAGATGATGGCTAAGGTATCAGACGAACGAAAAAAACGAATGATTATCAACCACTTTTACAATCCTCCTCACATAATGCCGATAGTCGAGCTTTCATTTTTCGGCAACATGCCCGAAGAAATATACGCGGAAGTGGAAAAACTGTTCATCTCCATTGAAAAGCAGGTGGTCAAGGTGTTAAAAGACATCCCCGGCCTTGTCGCCAACCGGATCCAACAGGGAGTGGCCAGGGAAGTCTTTTCGCTGATTCAAATGGGAGCAGCGTCGCCCGAAGACATAGACCGCGCCCTGAAATTCGGGCCGGCCTTCAGGTACGCGGTCATGGGCCAGCTGGAGATCGCCGATTACGGCGGCCTGGACATCTGGTGCGCCGTCGGAGACAATCTCTTAAGCGTAATGGATAATTCCCGGTGCGCCAACCCGCTGCTGAGAAACAAGGTCGAAAGGGGTGAATTGGGGATAAAAACCGGAAAAGGCTTCTATGATTACACAACTGCCGACATTAACGAACTCAAAAAAACTTACGTGAAAAAACTCATCCACCAGTTGAAGGCTTCAAAGTACTATTGTTGA
- a CDS encoding TIGR00366 family protein, whose product MLFFILAGVTILIGVFTKPPENEIVMYEGGVQEPAAAAETGEETVRTLADRMNESTILMYIIGIAGLVTIVHSFVTKGFIPSLNFNFVIFIFLTLNTFLYNTPRKFVEAFKDMMKAATEVMMQFPFYGGIMGIMSGSGLGKVMADALVNIATVETLPFWSYFSASIVNLFIPSQGGQWIVQGPVLMEAAKTLGADLAPVINAFVYGDEATNLIQPLYVIPALSLVGMKLKEVWGFMAFIWLFWFIITSIGLLVLPGLL is encoded by the coding sequence GTGCTGTTCTTCATCCTGGCCGGCGTAACCATTTTAATCGGCGTGTTTACCAAGCCGCCGGAAAACGAAATAGTGATGTACGAAGGCGGTGTCCAGGAACCGGCAGCCGCTGCGGAAACCGGCGAAGAAACCGTCAGGACGCTGGCTGACAGAATGAATGAAAGCACCATCCTGATGTATATCATTGGAATCGCCGGTCTCGTCACCATTGTTCATTCTTTTGTTACCAAGGGATTTATACCCTCGCTCAACTTCAACTTCGTGATCTTCATTTTCCTGACGCTGAACACCTTTCTTTACAACACGCCCAGAAAATTCGTGGAAGCATTTAAAGACATGATGAAAGCAGCCACCGAGGTCATGATGCAGTTTCCCTTTTACGGGGGAATCATGGGAATCATGTCCGGTTCCGGCCTAGGCAAGGTTATGGCGGACGCCCTGGTCAACATCGCCACCGTGGAAACGCTGCCCTTCTGGTCGTATTTCTCCGCATCCATCGTCAATCTTTTCATCCCCTCCCAAGGCGGCCAGTGGATCGTCCAGGGGCCGGTGCTGATGGAAGCGGCAAAAACCTTAGGCGCCGACTTAGCCCCGGTAATAAACGCTTTTGTCTACGGAGACGAAGCAACAAACCTGATCCAGCCGCTCTACGTTATCCCCGCGCTGTCGCTGGTTGGCATGAAACTGAAGGAAGTATGGGGGTTCATGGCGTTTATCTGGCTGTTCTGGTTTATCATTACCTCTATCGGTTTGCTGGTCCTGCC
- a CDS encoding Nramp family divalent metal transporter — protein sequence MNDLDVTVKTGLAVKKTGSETKAGSRGLLGYLGPAFIVSVAYMDPGNIGTNISGGSRFAYDLLWVILWSNLIAIFVQTLSAKLGIATGKSLPEHCGRSFPRAVNWGLWFAAVVAAMATDLAEFLGGVLGFGLLFGLPVAWSALLTGAVTFGICHIQKYGQLIVERVITAMVAVISIAYIWELFISKPAWNQVAYHLAVPHLTPDSALVAAGMLGATVMPHVIYLHSHLVQSRRTKDSRHCLHHYKMVKIEVFLAMNMAFIVNAAMVIVSAAVFNGNGLEVDSIESAYLTLKPLLGEMAAGAFGLALLASGLSSSAVGTMAGEVILNGFIGFDLPAGLRRLIVMLPGLAFLLSGVNPMTALVVSQVVLSFALPAAVIPLVLITGKQEIMGAFKNTGVINTAGWLIAGAIIAFNAALLYLTLAG from the coding sequence TTGAACGACTTGGATGTTACCGTCAAGACGGGACTGGCCGTCAAGAAAACCGGGAGCGAAACGAAAGCCGGCTCCAGGGGGCTGCTGGGCTACTTGGGGCCGGCGTTTATTGTCAGCGTGGCCTACATGGACCCTGGAAATATAGGCACGAATATAAGCGGCGGGTCGCGGTTCGCCTACGACCTGCTGTGGGTCATACTCTGGAGCAACCTGATAGCCATTTTTGTCCAGACGCTATCGGCCAAACTGGGCATCGCCACGGGCAAAAGCCTGCCTGAACACTGCGGCAGGTCTTTTCCCAGGGCTGTCAACTGGGGCCTGTGGTTCGCCGCGGTGGTCGCAGCCATGGCTACCGACCTTGCCGAGTTTTTAGGCGGCGTTCTGGGTTTCGGCTTGCTTTTCGGCCTCCCCGTTGCCTGGTCCGCTTTGCTGACAGGCGCGGTCACCTTTGGCATCTGCCATATCCAAAAATACGGGCAGTTGATTGTGGAACGGGTTATTACGGCAATGGTGGCGGTCATCAGCATTGCTTACATCTGGGAGCTTTTTATTTCCAAGCCTGCCTGGAATCAGGTGGCTTACCACCTGGCTGTGCCGCACCTGACCCCGGACAGCGCGCTCGTGGCCGCCGGCATGCTGGGAGCCACGGTGATGCCGCACGTGATTTATCTTCACTCGCACCTGGTCCAGTCGCGAAGAACGAAAGACAGCCGGCACTGCCTGCACCATTACAAAATGGTGAAGATTGAGGTCTTCCTGGCTATGAATATGGCCTTTATCGTAAACGCGGCCATGGTGATCGTTTCGGCGGCCGTGTTCAACGGGAACGGCCTGGAAGTGGACAGCATCGAATCGGCTTACCTGACCTTAAAGCCGCTGCTCGGCGAAATGGCGGCCGGGGCGTTCGGCCTGGCGCTCCTGGCTTCCGGCCTGTCCTCGTCTGCCGTGGGAACCATGGCGGGAGAAGTCATCCTTAACGGGTTCATCGGTTTTGATCTTCCCGCCGGCCTTCGCCGTTTGATCGTGATGCTGCCCGGCCTGGCCTTTCTTTTATCGGGCGTAAATCCCATGACGGCCCTGGTGGTCAGCCAGGTTGTTCTGAGTTTCGCCCTGCCGGCAGCCGTAATACCGCTGGTGTTGATAACGGGCAAGCAGGAGATCATGGGCGCGTTCAAAAACACGGGAGTGATAAATACTGCGGGCTGGCTGATTGCCGGCGCAATCATCGCTT
- a CDS encoding sigma 54-interacting transcriptional regulator: MLKDEGFDAVSFLEDFINRLASRNFQELTMEDTKENLARVLTEFKQYKENDFDFREIGNHLYDGLYISDGTGKTLYINKAYTRITGIRPDQIIGRNVKEIEEEGKLYKNAVTMEVIKHKKRVNSVGISLVNGQKMLITGSPIFDEHGNVKKVVISNREMTDLLEMRAELEASQEKLKAVEEDERKSRQEIEHLRKLQLGKGSIIGKSQEIENVTRLIKQVAGVDVTVLITGETGVGKEVVANEIYASSSRKNGAFIKVNCAAIPANLLEAELFGYEKGAFTGANAAGKAGLFELAHKGTILLDEIGDLPLDLQSKLLRIIQHKEVTRIGGTTPIELDVRIISATNRDLRELVKAGKFREDLYYRLNVFPIHISPLRSRPEDIEPLAIHFVNVFNKKYGKALYISRTGIEILRSYNWPGNVRELQNVIERMVVISEMEGPIDEEKLANILDSDSNGLSDYLLKEAGLKGLVENTERKIIEKVLSQYGSTREAAKILKIDQSTIVKKAKKLGIKTTR; encoded by the coding sequence ATGCTTAAAGACGAAGGTTTTGACGCCGTCTCTTTCCTGGAAGATTTCATCAACAGGCTTGCGAGCCGAAACTTCCAGGAGCTGACAATGGAGGACACAAAAGAGAATCTGGCCAGGGTCTTAACGGAGTTCAAACAGTATAAAGAAAACGACTTTGACTTCAGGGAAATCGGCAACCACCTTTATGACGGGTTGTACATTTCCGACGGGACCGGTAAAACACTTTATATCAACAAGGCTTACACCAGAATAACCGGGATCAGGCCCGACCAGATCATCGGCAGGAACGTCAAGGAAATAGAGGAAGAGGGCAAGTTATACAAGAACGCCGTCACTATGGAAGTGATCAAGCATAAAAAACGGGTTAATTCCGTTGGAATAAGCCTGGTCAACGGTCAAAAGATGCTGATCACCGGCAGCCCCATTTTCGATGAACACGGGAACGTGAAAAAGGTTGTGATCAGCAACAGGGAAATGACCGACCTGCTGGAAATGAGGGCTGAGCTGGAAGCGTCGCAGGAAAAACTTAAAGCGGTTGAAGAAGACGAAAGAAAGAGCAGGCAAGAAATCGAGCATTTGAGAAAACTGCAGTTGGGAAAGGGAAGCATAATCGGTAAAAGCCAGGAAATTGAGAATGTGACCAGGCTCATCAAACAGGTGGCCGGCGTTGACGTGACCGTATTAATCACCGGAGAAACGGGCGTGGGGAAAGAAGTCGTCGCCAACGAGATTTATGCCAGCAGCAGCAGAAAAAACGGCGCCTTCATCAAAGTCAACTGCGCCGCGATACCCGCCAACCTGCTCGAAGCGGAACTGTTCGGCTACGAGAAAGGCGCCTTTACCGGCGCAAACGCTGCGGGCAAGGCGGGGTTGTTCGAACTTGCCCACAAAGGAACCATCCTACTTGACGAAATTGGCGACCTGCCGCTGGACCTCCAGTCAAAGCTTTTGCGAATAATCCAGCACAAGGAAGTAACACGAATCGGCGGGACCACACCCATAGAACTGGATGTCAGGATCATATCCGCAACAAACCGTGATTTGCGGGAGCTCGTAAAAGCGGGAAAGTTCAGGGAAGACCTTTATTACAGGTTAAACGTGTTCCCCATTCATATTTCTCCTCTCCGTTCCAGGCCCGAGGACATTGAACCACTGGCCATCCACTTTGTAAACGTATTCAATAAAAAGTACGGCAAGGCCCTGTACATCAGCAGGACAGGGATAGAAATATTAAGAAGCTACAACTGGCCGGGCAACGTCAGGGAACTGCAAAACGTCATCGAAAGAATGGTCGTAATCTCCGAAATGGAAGGACCGATCGACGAAGAAAAGCTCGCCAATATTCTAGATTCCGACAGCAACGGGCTCTCCGATTACCTGCTCAAAGAGGCCGGTTTGAAGGGCCTGGTCGAAAACACCGAAAGAAAAATAATTGAAAAGGTCCTCTCTCAATACGGAAGCACAAGAGAAGCGGCAAAAATCTTAAAAATCGACCAGTCAACCATCGTGAAAAAAGCCAAAAAGCTGGGAATAAAGACCACGCGATGA